In a genomic window of Phycodurus eques isolate BA_2022a chromosome 2, UOR_Pequ_1.1, whole genome shotgun sequence:
- the gpatch1 gene encoding G patch domain-containing protein 1 isoform X2, with translation MAADGEDGRTAADFVTYGTPLEPLDEDEAPRKPLPLHEQTVRDEKGRYQRFHGAFTGGFSAGYFNTVGSKEGWTPSTFVSSRQQKAEKHQATPQDFMDDEDMGEHGIAPAHITTTQPFAAPATRRDKAKTVNAQTTLIPGDNILEELVAPARSCIGVDLLTRMGWKAGQGVGPRVKRKTRRQRTPDGGARVFGCAPPPAGSEGSEEDDDEFAPENVTFAPKDVIAVDFSVRAGLQGLGYSGLDPMLALRGEAGDGHVDLFSPHSDATSRLFGETPRGSRRGGVAGQAFGVGALEDDDDEDVYQRDTMSKYDTVLGDEPGDGLYGWTAPHNKKKNTHHKEASYLGKILEGFTLAQNSEEKKTIFPPPSLPANFRPVHHFRPPVAVSHVSGVSAALAEALRSSRGHMVREDAAPAGRRHMASGQRGALLGEDALPGPASVMELLRPEDRQRLLRLRASAPAPAPAPAPSAGAASGRAARPSCPPTAPPSASSSAVSDEQQEAAAAAWRGGSHSQAFKPFEKNAGKQARYEAYLGRLRLGDKGAMEESLDPSMTEWERSREKEEFVRASILYRPSSSMLASRFTRATRQDDDDRAVEVEPEREDNLQDKKAAVKMKMFGKLTRETFEWHPDKIVCKRFNVPHPYPGSSTVGLPKVKRDKFSVFNFLTLTQGAEHPAPPKKAQATKKSRWDQEAQQNDAAAQQTSDINESSGVSSKTSEVTPEGRAENREQEEEEEEEKEEEEEEEEEEDEQEVEEEVRPPMDVFKAIFASSSDDSKSSSSSSDEDCKEEEEGVDAQPTNLFDISSSSSAPTASGTTSSQQTAPVSCALSESQEVLEFGPKLPPLWFGPATGGAAAAALPARDRKHKNKKQHKRRKDRKKKKSKKNKNKVKHQEDKKKKTKKKEEEDASEQSDDDEDGKKDLIRRLKSVSSSHAPR, from the exons ATGGCGGCCGATGGCGAAGACGGGAGAACCGCGGCGGACTTTGTGACTTACGGGACTCCTCTGGAGCCTCTGGACGAAG ACGAGGCCCCCCGCAAGCCCCTCCCCCTCCACGAGCAGACGGTCCGAGACGAGAAAGGTCGCTACCAGAGGTTCCACGGCGCGTTCACCGGCGGCTTCTCGGCGGGATATTTCAACACCGTCGGATCCAAGGAAG GATGGACGCCGTCGACCTTCGTGTCGTCGCGGCAACAGAAGGCGGAGAAACACCAGGCCACGCCGCAGGACTTCATGGACGACGAG GATATGGGCGAGCATGGCATCGCCCCGGCCCACATCACCACGACGCAGCCGTTTGCGGCGCCTGCGACGCGGCGGGACAAAGCCAAGACCGTCAATGCGCAGACGACCCTCATACCGGGCGACAACATCCTCGAGGAACTCGTCGCACCTGCAAG GTCTTGCATCGGCGTGGATCTCCTGACCCGCATGGGCTGGAAAGCGGGTCAGGGTGTGGGACCTCGGGTGAAGAGGAAGACACGGCGCCAGCGcacac CTGATGGCGGCGCGAGAGTTTTTGGCTGTGCTCCTCCCCCTGCTGGCTCTGAGGGCTCCGAG gaggacgacgacgagtTTGCCCCCGAGAACGTGACGTTCGCCCCCAAAGACGTGATCGCGGTGGACTTCAGCGTGAGGGCGGGGCTTCAGGGTCTGGGCTACAGCGGTCTGGATCCCATGCTGGCTCTTCGCGGCGAGGCGGGCGACGGGCACGTGGACCTGTTCTCGCCGCACTCCGACGCCACCAGCAGACTCTTCGGGGAAACACCCCGGGGCTCGCGACGAGGGGGCGTGGCCGGCCAG GCGTTCGGCGTGGGCGCGctggaggacgacgacgacgaagacgTGTACCAGCGGGACACCATGTCCAAGTACGACACGGTGCTGGGGGACGAGCCCGGAGACGGACTCTACGGCTGGACGGCGCcgcacaacaagaaaaaaaatacac ACCACAAGGAGGCGTCGTACCTTGGCAAAATCTTGGAAGGCTTCACCTTGGCGCAGAATTCTGAAGAGAAGAAAACT ATCTTTCCTCCGCCCTCGCTGCCGGCCAACTTCCGCCCGGTGCACCACTTCCGTCCCCCGGTGGCCGTTTCTCACGTTTCGGGCGTGAGCGCCGCCCTGGCCGAGGCTCTGAGGTCGTCCAGAGGTCATATGGTCCGGGAGGACGCGGCCCCCGCGGGACGCCGCCACATGGCGTCGGGCCAGAGGGGGGCGCTGCTGGGGGAAGACGCCCTACCAG GCCCCGCCTCCGTCATGGAGCTCCTGAGGCCCGAAGACCGCCAGCGCTTGCTCCGCCTCCGCGCGTCCGCTCCCGCTCCCGCTCCCGCTCCCGCGCCCTCGGCCGGCGCGGCCTCCGGCCGTGCGGCGCGTCCGTCGTGTCCCCCGACCGCGCCCCCCTCCGCCTCGTCGTCGGCCGTGTCGGATGAACAgcaggaggcggcggcggcggcgtggagAGGCGGCAGCCACTCGCAGGCGTTCAAACCCTTCGAGAAGAACGCCGGCAAACAAGCCAGATACGAAGCCTACTTAGGACGGCTGCGGCTGGGAGACAAAg GCGCTATGGAGGAGAGTTTGGATCCTTCCATGACGGAGTGGGAGCGCAGCAGGGAGAAGGAGGAGTTTGTGCGCGCCTCCATCCTCTACCGGCCCAGCTCCTCCATGCTAGCCAGCCGCTTCACGCGCGCCACGCGCCAAGACGACGACGACCGCGCCGTGGAAGTGGAGCCGGAGCGAGAG gacAACCTGCAGGACAAAAAAGCCGCCgtcaagatgaaaatgttcgGCAAACTGACCAGAGAAACGTTTGAGTGGCATCCTGACAAGATTGTTTGTAAGCGGTTCAACGTGCCCCACCCCTACCCAGG CTCGTCCACCGTCGGCCTTCCCAAAGTCAAGCGAGACAAGTTTTCCGTCTTCAACTTTCTGACTCTGACCCAAGGTGCCGAACATCCAG CTCCTCCGAAGAAGGCGCAGGCCACCAAGAAGTCCAGGTGGGACCAGGAGGCGCAGCAGAATGACGCGGCGGCTCAGCAGACAAGTGACATCAACGAATCTTCAGGGGTGTCCAGTAAAACGTCGGAGGTGACACCTGAAGGCAGAGCGGAG AAcagggagcaggaggaggaggaggaagaggagaaggaggaggaggaggaggaggaggaggaggaggatgagcaGGAAGTGGAGGAAGAGGTTCGTCCTCCCATGGACGTGTTCAAGGCCATCTTTGCCAGCTCCTCAGACGATAGCAagtcctcctcgtcttcctcggATGAAGACTgcaaggaagaagaggaaggagtCGATGCGCAACCGACGAACCTCTTCGACATCTCGTCCTCGTCTTCCGCTCCCACGGCATCGGGGACGACTTCCTCACAGCAGACGG ctCCGGTTTCCTGTGCGCTGTCAGAGTCCCAGGAAGTTCTGGAGTTCGGTCCCAAGCTTCCTCCTCTCTGGTTCGGTCCCG ccacggggggcgccgccgccgccgccttgcCGGCCCGTGACAGGAAACACAAGAACAAGAAGCAACACAAACGCAGAAAAGACAGGAAG aagaagaaaagcaagaagaataaaaacaaagtgaagcaccaagaagacaagaagaaaaagacgaagaaaaaggaggaggaggacgcatCGGAGCAAAGCGATGACGACGAAGACGGAAAGAAGGACTTGATCAGAAG GCTGAAGAGCGTCTCGTCTTCGCACGCCCCCCGGTGA
- the gpatch1 gene encoding G patch domain-containing protein 1 isoform X1: MAADGEDGRTAADFVTYGTPLEPLDEDEAPRKPLPLHEQTVRDEKGRYQRFHGAFTGGFSAGYFNTVGSKEGWTPSTFVSSRQQKAEKHQATPQDFMDDEDMGEHGIAPAHITTTQPFAAPATRRDKAKTVNAQTTLIPGDNILEELVAPARSCIGVDLLTRMGWKAGQGVGPRVKRKTRRQRTPDGGARVFGCAPPPAGSEGSEEDDDEFAPENVTFAPKDVIAVDFSVRAGLQGLGYSGLDPMLALRGEAGDGHVDLFSPHSDATSRLFGETPRGSRRGGVAGQAFGVGALEDDDDEDVYQRDTMSKYDTVLGDEPGDGLYGWTAPHNKKKNTHHKEASYLGKILEGFTLAQNSEEKKTIFPPPSLPANFRPVHHFRPPVAVSHVSGVSAALAEALRSSRGHMVREDAAPAGRRHMASGQRGALLGEDALPGPASVMELLRPEDRQRLLRLRASAPAPAPAPAPSAGAASGRAARPSCPPTAPPSASSSAVSDEQQEAAAAAWRGGSHSQAFKPFEKNAGKQARYEAYLGRLRLGDKGAMEESLDPSMTEWERSREKEEFVRASILYRPSSSMLASRFTRATRQDDDDRAVEVEPEREDNLQDKKAAVKMKMFGKLTRETFEWHPDKIVCKRFNVPHPYPGSSTVGLPKVKRDKFSVFNFLTLTQGAEHPAPPKKAQATKKSRWDQEAQQNDAAAQQTSDINESSGVSSKTSEVTPEGRAESTPDGSCDLSQNREQEEEEEEEKEEEEEEEEEEDEQEVEEEVRPPMDVFKAIFASSSDDSKSSSSSSDEDCKEEEEGVDAQPTNLFDISSSSSAPTASGTTSSQQTAPVSCALSESQEVLEFGPKLPPLWFGPATGGAAAAALPARDRKHKNKKQHKRRKDRKKKKSKKNKNKVKHQEDKKKKTKKKEEEDASEQSDDDEDGKKDLIRRLKSVSSSHAPR, encoded by the exons ATGGCGGCCGATGGCGAAGACGGGAGAACCGCGGCGGACTTTGTGACTTACGGGACTCCTCTGGAGCCTCTGGACGAAG ACGAGGCCCCCCGCAAGCCCCTCCCCCTCCACGAGCAGACGGTCCGAGACGAGAAAGGTCGCTACCAGAGGTTCCACGGCGCGTTCACCGGCGGCTTCTCGGCGGGATATTTCAACACCGTCGGATCCAAGGAAG GATGGACGCCGTCGACCTTCGTGTCGTCGCGGCAACAGAAGGCGGAGAAACACCAGGCCACGCCGCAGGACTTCATGGACGACGAG GATATGGGCGAGCATGGCATCGCCCCGGCCCACATCACCACGACGCAGCCGTTTGCGGCGCCTGCGACGCGGCGGGACAAAGCCAAGACCGTCAATGCGCAGACGACCCTCATACCGGGCGACAACATCCTCGAGGAACTCGTCGCACCTGCAAG GTCTTGCATCGGCGTGGATCTCCTGACCCGCATGGGCTGGAAAGCGGGTCAGGGTGTGGGACCTCGGGTGAAGAGGAAGACACGGCGCCAGCGcacac CTGATGGCGGCGCGAGAGTTTTTGGCTGTGCTCCTCCCCCTGCTGGCTCTGAGGGCTCCGAG gaggacgacgacgagtTTGCCCCCGAGAACGTGACGTTCGCCCCCAAAGACGTGATCGCGGTGGACTTCAGCGTGAGGGCGGGGCTTCAGGGTCTGGGCTACAGCGGTCTGGATCCCATGCTGGCTCTTCGCGGCGAGGCGGGCGACGGGCACGTGGACCTGTTCTCGCCGCACTCCGACGCCACCAGCAGACTCTTCGGGGAAACACCCCGGGGCTCGCGACGAGGGGGCGTGGCCGGCCAG GCGTTCGGCGTGGGCGCGctggaggacgacgacgacgaagacgTGTACCAGCGGGACACCATGTCCAAGTACGACACGGTGCTGGGGGACGAGCCCGGAGACGGACTCTACGGCTGGACGGCGCcgcacaacaagaaaaaaaatacac ACCACAAGGAGGCGTCGTACCTTGGCAAAATCTTGGAAGGCTTCACCTTGGCGCAGAATTCTGAAGAGAAGAAAACT ATCTTTCCTCCGCCCTCGCTGCCGGCCAACTTCCGCCCGGTGCACCACTTCCGTCCCCCGGTGGCCGTTTCTCACGTTTCGGGCGTGAGCGCCGCCCTGGCCGAGGCTCTGAGGTCGTCCAGAGGTCATATGGTCCGGGAGGACGCGGCCCCCGCGGGACGCCGCCACATGGCGTCGGGCCAGAGGGGGGCGCTGCTGGGGGAAGACGCCCTACCAG GCCCCGCCTCCGTCATGGAGCTCCTGAGGCCCGAAGACCGCCAGCGCTTGCTCCGCCTCCGCGCGTCCGCTCCCGCTCCCGCTCCCGCTCCCGCGCCCTCGGCCGGCGCGGCCTCCGGCCGTGCGGCGCGTCCGTCGTGTCCCCCGACCGCGCCCCCCTCCGCCTCGTCGTCGGCCGTGTCGGATGAACAgcaggaggcggcggcggcggcgtggagAGGCGGCAGCCACTCGCAGGCGTTCAAACCCTTCGAGAAGAACGCCGGCAAACAAGCCAGATACGAAGCCTACTTAGGACGGCTGCGGCTGGGAGACAAAg GCGCTATGGAGGAGAGTTTGGATCCTTCCATGACGGAGTGGGAGCGCAGCAGGGAGAAGGAGGAGTTTGTGCGCGCCTCCATCCTCTACCGGCCCAGCTCCTCCATGCTAGCCAGCCGCTTCACGCGCGCCACGCGCCAAGACGACGACGACCGCGCCGTGGAAGTGGAGCCGGAGCGAGAG gacAACCTGCAGGACAAAAAAGCCGCCgtcaagatgaaaatgttcgGCAAACTGACCAGAGAAACGTTTGAGTGGCATCCTGACAAGATTGTTTGTAAGCGGTTCAACGTGCCCCACCCCTACCCAGG CTCGTCCACCGTCGGCCTTCCCAAAGTCAAGCGAGACAAGTTTTCCGTCTTCAACTTTCTGACTCTGACCCAAGGTGCCGAACATCCAG CTCCTCCGAAGAAGGCGCAGGCCACCAAGAAGTCCAGGTGGGACCAGGAGGCGCAGCAGAATGACGCGGCGGCTCAGCAGACAAGTGACATCAACGAATCTTCAGGGGTGTCCAGTAAAACGTCGGAGGTGACACCTGAAGGCAGAGCGGAG AGCACACCTGATGGATCATGTGACCTCTCACAGAAcagggagcaggaggaggaggaggaagaggagaaggaggaggaggaggaggaggaggaggaggaggatgagcaGGAAGTGGAGGAAGAGGTTCGTCCTCCCATGGACGTGTTCAAGGCCATCTTTGCCAGCTCCTCAGACGATAGCAagtcctcctcgtcttcctcggATGAAGACTgcaaggaagaagaggaaggagtCGATGCGCAACCGACGAACCTCTTCGACATCTCGTCCTCGTCTTCCGCTCCCACGGCATCGGGGACGACTTCCTCACAGCAGACGG ctCCGGTTTCCTGTGCGCTGTCAGAGTCCCAGGAAGTTCTGGAGTTCGGTCCCAAGCTTCCTCCTCTCTGGTTCGGTCCCG ccacggggggcgccgccgccgccgccttgcCGGCCCGTGACAGGAAACACAAGAACAAGAAGCAACACAAACGCAGAAAAGACAGGAAG aagaagaaaagcaagaagaataaaaacaaagtgaagcaccaagaagacaagaagaaaaagacgaagaaaaaggaggaggaggacgcatCGGAGCAAAGCGATGACGACGAAGACGGAAAGAAGGACTTGATCAGAAG GCTGAAGAGCGTCTCGTCTTCGCACGCCCCCCGGTGA
- the cebpg gene encoding CCAAT/enhancer-binding protein gamma isoform X2, giving the protein MSRPSQPKVLSSEHNGVSVIQSQSHAAASSAAAALLQQVPQLVPAHPSSPGGKAAAPGKMKKAQADKDSDEYRQRRERNNLAVKKSRQRSKQKAMDTQQRVNQLKEENERLEAKIKLLSKELSVLKDLFLEHAHNLADNVQPPSGNTDASPAPDNQDGFPVDVCVGCCAPCSNEDQPDPHQAFVK; this is encoded by the exons ATGAGCCGGCCGTCGCAGCCTAAAGTCTTGTCATCGGAGCACAACGGCGTGAGCGTCATCCAGAGTCAGAGCCACGCCGCCGcttcctccgccgccgccgccctgcTACAGCAGGTCCCCCAGCTGGTGCCCGCCCACCCGTCGTCCCCGGGCGGCAAGGCCGCCGCCCCCGGCAAGATGAAGAAGGCCCAGGCGGACAAGGACAGCGACGAGTACCGTCAGCGGCGCGAGCGGAACAATCTGGCGGTGAAGAAGAGTCGTCAGCGCAGCAAGCAGAAAGCCATGGACACGCAGCAGCGGGTCAACCAGCTCAAGGAGGAGAACGAGCGTCTGGAGGCCAAAATCAAACTGCTCAGTAAAGAACTGAGCGTGCTCAAAGACCTCTTCCTGGAACATGCTCACAACCTGGCCGACAACGTGCAGCCCCCCTCCGGGAACACCGACGCCAGCCCCGCCCCCGACAACCA AGATGGCTTCCCAGTTGACGTTTGTGTTGGATGCTGCGCCCCTTGCAGTAACGAGGACCAACCAGATCCTCATCAGGCTTTCGTGAAATAA
- the cebpg gene encoding CCAAT/enhancer-binding protein gamma isoform X1 yields MSRPSQPKVLSSEHNGVSVIQSQSHAAASSAAAALLQQVPQLVPAHPSSPGGKAAAPGKMKKAQADKDSDEYRQRRERNNLAVKKSRQRSKQKAMDTQQRVNQLKEENERLEAKIKLLSKELSVLKDLFLEHAHNLADNVQPPSGNTDASPAPDNHRDGFPVDVCVGCCAPCSNEDQPDPHQAFVK; encoded by the exons ATGAGCCGGCCGTCGCAGCCTAAAGTCTTGTCATCGGAGCACAACGGCGTGAGCGTCATCCAGAGTCAGAGCCACGCCGCCGcttcctccgccgccgccgccctgcTACAGCAGGTCCCCCAGCTGGTGCCCGCCCACCCGTCGTCCCCGGGCGGCAAGGCCGCCGCCCCCGGCAAGATGAAGAAGGCCCAGGCGGACAAGGACAGCGACGAGTACCGTCAGCGGCGCGAGCGGAACAATCTGGCGGTGAAGAAGAGTCGTCAGCGCAGCAAGCAGAAAGCCATGGACACGCAGCAGCGGGTCAACCAGCTCAAGGAGGAGAACGAGCGTCTGGAGGCCAAAATCAAACTGCTCAGTAAAGAACTGAGCGTGCTCAAAGACCTCTTCCTGGAACATGCTCACAACCTGGCCGACAACGTGCAGCCCCCCTCCGGGAACACCGACGCCAGCCCCGCCCCCGACAACCA CAGAGATGGCTTCCCAGTTGACGTTTGTGTTGGATGCTGCGCCCCTTGCAGTAACGAGGACCAACCAGATCCTCATCAGGCTTTCGTGAAATAA
- the cebpa gene encoding CCAAT/enhancer-binding protein alpha — MELHNLLYESAASAGGLLAPGGPAHAAELGGDIGDAETSVDLSAYIDPAAFNDDFLAELFHHPSRMRAVAAAEYEHAHVGPPHVYAKADAVPDAKVFKADTDDLYEHARLRPVAIKQEPRDEDLLHTSAAYRHHAHRYAAPPPPPPPPPPPPPPPHLQYQVAHCAQTSVHLQPGQPTPPPTPAPSPHLHHRDLHPHHHHHHHHQRAAAGGKPKKHVDKSSLEYRLRRERNNVAVRKSRDKTKMRNMETQQKVLELSSDNERLRRRVDHLSRELDTLRGVFRQQQQQHAPDALYRGHARS; from the exons ATGGAGCTGCACAACCTGCTGTACGAGTCGGCGGCGTCCGCGGGGGGGCTGCTGGCCCCGGGGGGCCCCGCGCACGCGGCCGAGCTCGGCGGGGACATCGGCGACGCCGAGACCTCCGTGGACCTGAGCGCCTACATCGACCCGGCCGCCTTCAACGACGACTTCCTGGCCGAGCTCTTCCACCACCCGTCCCGGATGCGCGCGGTCGCGGCGGCGGAGTACGAGCACGCGCACGTCGGACCCCCGCACGTGTACGCCAAGGCGGACGCCGTCCCGGACGCCAAAGTCTTCAAG GCGGACACGGACGACCTGTACGAGCACGCGCGTCTGCGCCCGGTGGCCATCAAGCAGGAGCCGCGCGACGAGGACCTCCTGCACACGTCCGCCGCCTACCGGCACCACGCGCACCGCTACgcggcgccgccgccgccgccgccgccgccgccgccgccaccgccgccgccgcacctGCAGTACCAGGTGGCCCACTGCGCGCAGACCTCGGTGCACCTCCAGCCGGGCCAGCCCACTCCGCCGCCCACCCCGGCGCCCAGCCCGCACCTCCACCACCGTGaccttcatcctcatcatcatcatcatcatcatcatcagagggCGGCGGCGGGCGGCAAGCCCAAGAAGCACGTGGACAAGAGCAGCCTGGAGTACCGCCTGAGGCGGGAGCGCAACAACGTGGCGGTGCGCAAAAGTCGAGACAAAACCAAGATGCGCAACATGGAGACACAGCAGAAGGTTCTGGAGCTCAGCTCGGACAACGAGAGACTCAGGCGCCGCGTGGACCACCTCAGCCGGGAActggacaccctgcgggggGTCTTccgccagcagcagcagcagcacgcgCCCGACGCCCTCTACCGGGGGCACGCGCGCAGCTGA